In the genome of Dioscorea cayenensis subsp. rotundata cultivar TDr96_F1 chromosome 1, TDr96_F1_v2_PseudoChromosome.rev07_lg8_w22 25.fasta, whole genome shotgun sequence, one region contains:
- the LOC120260989 gene encoding flap endonuclease GEN-like 1 — MGVGGRFWDLLKPYARTEGPDFLREKRVAVDLSFWIVQHDTAIRARRPFARSPHIRTTFFRTIGLFSKMGAHPVFVVDGEPSPLKTQSRMERFFRCSGIELAELPKNEPGSPVKQRNQHFAKCISDCVELLELLGMPILRANGEAEALCAQLNYEGHVDACITADSDAFLFGAKCVIKCFRSNSSDPYECYNISDVEAGLGLRRKQLVAIALLVGNDHDLKGVPGFGVDTAVRFVQMFNEDEILDRLHEVGKGVIPVVAGSVSSAIHLDEPNVNNALSKARSPHCSQCGHPGSKKAHSTSSCEHCINNGFESCMVKPAGFKCECSSCEKDRKSKERRKYENWQIKVCKMISAENNFPNNEIISIYLRNSNGSYDDGPSLRWDYPKVEHLVDFLTYNMQWEPSYIRQRLLPMLSTIYLREMASAQNRDMLLYDQYEFHSIQRVKIRYGHRYYLVKWKRTTDSVGYVNYGTQSEHTEFEPEALGATESTDLSDETDVPHILIDDGCWFLLTDENIELVKAAFPDKVDKFTQEKKLKGSPSKQRKTNSRSGKSKTGAGDESPKSTHVQLSITEFYRSTKVTFQPKPAEEDPVQNSQNAGPVRERRKISAAGLDNTTSKSAKRRLTFG, encoded by the exons ATGGGCGTCGGTGGCCGATTCTGGGACCTCCTCAAGCCCTACGCCCGCACTGAAGGCCCTGACTTCCTCCGTGAGAAGCGCGTCGCCGTCGACCTCTCCTTCTGGATCGTCCAGCACGACACTGCCATCCGCGCGCGCCGCCCCTTTGCTCGCTCCCCCCATATCCGGACCACCTTCTTCCGCACCATCGGCCTTTTCTCCAAG ATGGGGGCGCACCCTGTGTTTGTTGTGGACGGGGAGCCTTCCCCGTTGAAGACGCAGTCAAGGATGGAGCGATTCTTTCGTTGTTCGGGGATAGAGCTGGCGGAGCTGCCCAAGAATGAGCCGGGCTCGCCGGTGAAGCAACGGAACCAGCATTTTGCCAAGTGCATCAGTGACTGCGTG GAACTACTTGAGCTCCTAGGGATGCCAATTTTAAGAGCAAATGGTGAAGCTGAAGCTCTTTGTGCTCAACTGAATTATGAAGGTCACGTAGATGCTTGCATCACTGCTGACAGTGATGCTTTCCTCTTTGGGGCCAAATGTGTCATAAAATGCTTTCGATCCAACTCCAGT GATCCATATGAGTGCTACAATATATCAGACGTTGAAGCTGGTCTGGGGTTAAGGAGGAAACAATTGGTGGCTATTGCACTTCTGGTTGGTAACGATCATGATTTGAAAGGTGTGCCAGGGTTTGGGGTTGATACAGCTGTTCGATTTGTTCAGATGTTTAATGAGGATGAGATTTTGGATAG ATTACACGAAGTTGGCAAAGGAGTTATTCCCGTAGTTGCAGGCAGTGTTAGTTCTGCTATACATCTTGATGAACCCAATGTAAATAATGCTTTATCAAAAGCTAGATCTCCGCATTGTTCACAATGTGGCCACCCAGGCAGCAAGAAAGCTCACTCAACATCTTCTTGTGAACATTGCATCAATAATGGGTTTGAAAGCTGCATGGTAAAGCCAGCAGGTTTCAAATGTGAATGTTCCTCGTGCGAAAAG GATCGCAAAAGTAAGGAGCGGAGGAAATATGAGAACTGGCAAATCAAAGTTTGCAAAATGATTTCTGCAGAAAATAATTTCCCCAACAATGAgattatttcaatatatttaagAAATTCAAATGGAAGTTATGATG ATGGCCCTTCTCTCAGATGGGACTACCCTAAAGTTGAACATCTGGTTGACTTTTTAACATACAACATGCAATGGGAACCATCTTATATACGCCAGAGATTACTTCCAATGCTGTCAACTATTTATTTGAGAGAAATGGCCTCTGCTCAGAACAGAGACATGCTTTTATATGATCAATATGAGTTTCATTCTATTCAGCGAGTGAAAATTAGATATGGTCACCGATATTACTTGGTCAAATGGAAGAGAACTACTGATAGTGTTGGATATGTTAACTATGGAACTCAAAGTGAACATACCGAGTTTGAGCCGGAGGCTTTGGGAGCAACTGAGTCAACCGATCTCTCAGATGAAACAGATGTTCCACATATTCTCATTGATGATGGATGCTGGTTTCTGTTAACTGATGAAAATATTGAGCTTGTGAAAGCTGCATTTCCGGACAAAGTAGACAAGTTTACACAAGAAAAG AAATTGAAGGGATCACCAAGTAAACAGAGAAAAACCAATTCAAGATCCGGCAAAAGCAAAACCGGTGCAGGTGATGAATCTCCCAAATCCACTCATGTTCAGCTTAGCATCACCGAGTTTTATCGCTCGACAAAAGTTACTTTTCAACCAAAGCCAGCCGAAGAAGATCCAGTGCAGAACTCTCAAAATGCAGGGCCTGTAAGAGAGCGCAGGAAGATTTCTGCTGCTGGTTTAGATAATACCACATCCAAGTCTGCTAAACGACGTCTCACGTTTGGCTGA
- the LOC120272028 gene encoding cell division control protein 2 homolog A-like isoform X2: MEQYEKVEKIGEGTYGVVYKARDRSKNELIALKRIRLEQDDEGVPSTAIREISLLKEMQHKNIVRLLDVVHCEKHIYLVFEYMDLDLKKYINSCPDYVKDPRIIKFLYQILDALSYCHSHRVLHRDLKPQNLLIDKRSKSVKLADFGLARGFGLPVRTFTHEVITLWYRAPEILLGSRHYSTPADVWSVGCIFAEMVNMRPLFPGDSEIDELFKIFSVLGTPDEESWPGVTSLPDFKAAFPKWSPKALNHVQSLATVVPKLDAAGIDLLSKMLLISPIKRITAREALQHEYFKDIGELL; encoded by the exons ATGGAGCAG TATGAGAAGGTGGAGAAGATTGGGGAGGGGACATACGGCGTGGTTTACAAGGCACGCGATCGTTCGAAGAATGAGTTGATAGCTTTGAAGCGGATCAGGTTGGAGCAGGACGATGAAGGGGTTCCGAGTACTGCAATTCGTGAAATTTCCCTTTTGAAGGAAATGCAGCACAAGAACATTGTTAG GTTGCTAGATGTCGTGCATTGTGAGAAACACATATATCTAGTTTTTGAGTATATGGACCTGGATTTGAAGAAGTACATCAATTCTTGTCCAGATTATGTGAAAGATCCGCGGATTATAAAA TTTCTCTATCAGATCCTAGATGCGCTTTCCTACTGCCACTCCCATAGAGTTCTTCACCGTGATCTGAAGCCCCAAAATTTACTGATAGATAAGCGCTCTAAATCTGTGAAGCTTGCTGATTTTGGACTAGCGAGGGGATTTGGCCTTCCTGTCAGGACCTTTACCCATGAG GTGATAACTTTATGGTACAGAGCACCAGAAATCCTCCTTGGATCTCGGCACTATTCCACTCCTGCTGATGTGTGGTCAGTTGGCTGTATTTTTGCTGAAATGGTGAACATGCGACCACTATTCCCCGGAGACTCAGAGATTGATGAATTGTTCAAGATATTCAG TGTTCTAGGCACTCCAGATGAAGAATCCTGGCCAGGAGTGACTTCCTTGCCTGACTTCAAGGCTGCTTTTCCCAAGTGGTCTCCTAAG GCCTTAAATCATGTGCAGAGTCTGGCAACAGTGGTTCCAAAATTAGATGCTGCAGGGATTGATCTTCTTTCT AAAATGCTGTTGATCAGTCCAATTAAAAGAATCACAGCCAGGGAAGCTCTGCAGCATGAGTACTTTAAAGACATAGGGGAACTTCTGTAA
- the LOC120272028 gene encoding cell division control protein 2 homolog A-like isoform X1: MEQYEKVEKIGEGTYGVVYKARDRSKNELIALKRIRLEQDDEGVPSTAIREISLLKEMQHKNIVRLLDVVHCEKHIYLVFEYMDLDLKKYINSCPDYVKDPRIIKKFLYQILDALSYCHSHRVLHRDLKPQNLLIDKRSKSVKLADFGLARGFGLPVRTFTHEVITLWYRAPEILLGSRHYSTPADVWSVGCIFAEMVNMRPLFPGDSEIDELFKIFSVLGTPDEESWPGVTSLPDFKAAFPKWSPKALNHVQSLATVVPKLDAAGIDLLSKMLLISPIKRITAREALQHEYFKDIGELL, encoded by the exons ATGGAGCAG TATGAGAAGGTGGAGAAGATTGGGGAGGGGACATACGGCGTGGTTTACAAGGCACGCGATCGTTCGAAGAATGAGTTGATAGCTTTGAAGCGGATCAGGTTGGAGCAGGACGATGAAGGGGTTCCGAGTACTGCAATTCGTGAAATTTCCCTTTTGAAGGAAATGCAGCACAAGAACATTGTTAG GTTGCTAGATGTCGTGCATTGTGAGAAACACATATATCTAGTTTTTGAGTATATGGACCTGGATTTGAAGAAGTACATCAATTCTTGTCCAGATTATGTGAAAGATCCGCGGATTATAAAA aAGTTTCTCTATCAGATCCTAGATGCGCTTTCCTACTGCCACTCCCATAGAGTTCTTCACCGTGATCTGAAGCCCCAAAATTTACTGATAGATAAGCGCTCTAAATCTGTGAAGCTTGCTGATTTTGGACTAGCGAGGGGATTTGGCCTTCCTGTCAGGACCTTTACCCATGAG GTGATAACTTTATGGTACAGAGCACCAGAAATCCTCCTTGGATCTCGGCACTATTCCACTCCTGCTGATGTGTGGTCAGTTGGCTGTATTTTTGCTGAAATGGTGAACATGCGACCACTATTCCCCGGAGACTCAGAGATTGATGAATTGTTCAAGATATTCAG TGTTCTAGGCACTCCAGATGAAGAATCCTGGCCAGGAGTGACTTCCTTGCCTGACTTCAAGGCTGCTTTTCCCAAGTGGTCTCCTAAG GCCTTAAATCATGTGCAGAGTCTGGCAACAGTGGTTCCAAAATTAGATGCTGCAGGGATTGATCTTCTTTCT AAAATGCTGTTGATCAGTCCAATTAAAAGAATCACAGCCAGGGAAGCTCTGCAGCATGAGTACTTTAAAGACATAGGGGAACTTCTGTAA
- the LOC120263193 gene encoding dehydration-responsive element-binding protein 1B-like, with the protein MRNSIKSFIRLKNKQIKEAMESKKHTSLSSSDTDRGYATISTAPPKRRAGRTKFRETRHPIYRGVRRRGRGEGRWVCEIREPNKKSRIWLGTYATAEMAARAHDVAAITLRGRSACLNFADSAWLLPVPVSRSPRSIRAAAAVAAERFGRGEEVKVGTVVEGVANAGDGPRDTGDEAMGRSEWFDCAEMEMAEGYYYASMAEGLLLDPPPMSECDDVEYDADVELWSYSI; encoded by the coding sequence ATGCGGAATTCCATCAAAAGCTTCATACgcttgaaaaacaaacaaatcaaggAAGCAATGGAGTCCAAAAAACACACCTCGTTAAGCAGCAGCGACACCGATCGCGGCTACGCCACCATCTCCACTGCCCCGCCGAAGCGCCGGGCCGGGAGGACCAAGTTCCGGGAGACTCGCCATCCGATCTACAGAGGCGTGAGGCGCCGCGGCCGCGGTGAGGGACGATGGGTGTGCGAAATAAGAGAACCGAATAAGAAATCAAGGATCTGGCTTGGGACTTACGCCACGGCGGAGATGGCGGCCAGAGCTCACGATGTCGCCGCGATCACGCTCCGTGGCCGATCCGCGTGCCTTAATTTCGCGGATTCGGCGTGGTTGCTCCCCGTCCCGGTCTCTCGTTCTCCGCGATCTATCCGGGCTGCGGCGGCGGTGGCGGCGGAGAGGTTTGGGAGAGGTGAGGAGGTGAAGGTGGGGACGGTGGTGGAGGGTGTGGCAAACGCCGGAGATGGTCCGAGAGATACCGGCGATGAGGCGATGGGAAGGAGTGAATGGTTTGATTGTGCGGAGATGGAGATGGCGGAGGGTTACTACTACGCGAGCATGGCGGAAGGGTTGTTGCTGGACCCACCGCCGATGAGTGAATGTGATGACGTGGAGTATGATGCTGACGTGGAGCTTTGGAGTTATTCcatctga
- the LOC120264359 gene encoding post-GPI attachment to proteins factor 3-like, translated as MACGRLCVLLVFGFLVVALDASHGDRDLIYRTCVEQCEEIGSVGDISVAHCQFSPDVAHAKSTWYTQEPLYMQWKQLNCRSECRYHCMMQREKEREATGRTPVKYHGKWPLKRIFVFQEPISAALSALNLLMHFIGWLSFFSLVCYKLPSRSQTKRPYYEYTGLLHIYGLLSMHACLWSTIFHTLDFDLTEKLDISSAVALLGYSVILALLRIFNVKDEASRVMFAAPVLSFVTTHIMYLNFYELDYNWNAKVCLVMSVAQLIMWSVWAGVSHHPSRFRLWLAMLGYGTTIWLRMIDFPPYEGYIDANSLLQFINLILTYLLWSFFKADAVFRTSGPHEEGEAPVITVPIETHSFMLMGFGAPAVF; from the exons ATGGCTTGTGGTAGGCTTTGTGTCCTCCTTGTGTTTGGCTTCCTTGTTGTGGCTCTCGATGCCAGCCATGGCGACCGGGATCTGATCTATAG AACTTGTGTTGAGCAATGTGAAGAAATAGGATCTGTCGGCGATATTTCTGTTGCACATTGCCAGTTTTCACCAGATGTTGCGCATGCCAAGAGTACTTGGTATACGCAAGAGCCACTTTATATGCAGTGGAAACAACTCAACTGCAGAAGTGAGTGTCGATACCATTGTATGAtgcaaagagaaaaggaaagggAAGCTACAGGACGCACTCCTGTTAAGTATCATGGAAAATGGCCCTTGAAACGAATTTTCGTGTTCCAG GAGCCTATCTCAGCAGCCTTGTCAGCATTAAATCTCTTGATGCACTTCATTGGCTGGCTATCATTTTTCAGCTTGGTATGTTACAAGCTGCCTTCGAGGTCTCAGACTAAAAGACCATACTATGAGTATACTGGCTTGTTGCATATATACGGGCTCTTATCAATGCATGCCTGTCTCTGGAGTACTATATTCCATACCTT GGATTTTGATTTAACAGAGAAGTTGGATATTTCATCAGCTGTGGCTCTTCTTGGATATTCCGTAATCCTGGCTTTACTGCGGATCTTCAATGTGAAGGATGAAGCATCCAGGGTTATGTTTGCAGCACCGGTTTTGTCCTTCGTGACAACACATATCATGTATCTCAACTTCTACGAACTTGACTACA ATTGGAATGCGAAAGTTTGCCTTGTGATGAGTGTCGCTCAACTTATTATGTGGTCAGTATGGGCTGGTGTCTCTCACCATCCTTCACGCTTCCGGTTATGGTTGGCAATGCTTGGTTATGGCACCACAATTTGGCTCAGAATGATAGACTTCCCTCCTTACGAAGGATATATCGACGCCAATTCACTGTTGCAGTTCATCAATTTGATCCTCACATACCTCTTGTGGAGCTTCTTCAAGGCCGATGCAGTGTTCCGGACCTCAGGCCCTCATGAAGAAGGTGAAGCACCAGTAATAACAGTCCCCATTGAAACTCACTCATTCATGCTGATGGGATTTGGTGCGCCTGCCGTGTTTTGA
- the LOC120272028 gene encoding cell division control protein 2 homolog A-like isoform X3, which yields MEQYEKVEKIGEGTYGVVYKARDRSKNELIALKRIRLEQDDEGVPSTAIREISLLKEMQHKNIVRLLDVVHCEKHIYLVFEYMDLDLKKYINSCPDYVKDPRIIKKFLYQILDALSYCHSHRVLHRDLKPQNLLIDKRSKSVKLADFGLARGFGLPVRTFTHEVITLWYRAPEILLGSRHYSTPADVWSVGCIFAEMVNMRPLFPGDSEIDELFKIFSVLGTPDEESWPGVTSLPDFKAAFPKWSPKSLATVVPKLDAAGIDLLSKMLLISPIKRITAREALQHEYFKDIGELL from the exons ATGGAGCAG TATGAGAAGGTGGAGAAGATTGGGGAGGGGACATACGGCGTGGTTTACAAGGCACGCGATCGTTCGAAGAATGAGTTGATAGCTTTGAAGCGGATCAGGTTGGAGCAGGACGATGAAGGGGTTCCGAGTACTGCAATTCGTGAAATTTCCCTTTTGAAGGAAATGCAGCACAAGAACATTGTTAG GTTGCTAGATGTCGTGCATTGTGAGAAACACATATATCTAGTTTTTGAGTATATGGACCTGGATTTGAAGAAGTACATCAATTCTTGTCCAGATTATGTGAAAGATCCGCGGATTATAAAA aAGTTTCTCTATCAGATCCTAGATGCGCTTTCCTACTGCCACTCCCATAGAGTTCTTCACCGTGATCTGAAGCCCCAAAATTTACTGATAGATAAGCGCTCTAAATCTGTGAAGCTTGCTGATTTTGGACTAGCGAGGGGATTTGGCCTTCCTGTCAGGACCTTTACCCATGAG GTGATAACTTTATGGTACAGAGCACCAGAAATCCTCCTTGGATCTCGGCACTATTCCACTCCTGCTGATGTGTGGTCAGTTGGCTGTATTTTTGCTGAAATGGTGAACATGCGACCACTATTCCCCGGAGACTCAGAGATTGATGAATTGTTCAAGATATTCAG TGTTCTAGGCACTCCAGATGAAGAATCCTGGCCAGGAGTGACTTCCTTGCCTGACTTCAAGGCTGCTTTTCCCAAGTGGTCTCCTAAG AGTCTGGCAACAGTGGTTCCAAAATTAGATGCTGCAGGGATTGATCTTCTTTCT AAAATGCTGTTGATCAGTCCAATTAAAAGAATCACAGCCAGGGAAGCTCTGCAGCATGAGTACTTTAAAGACATAGGGGAACTTCTGTAA
- the LOC120260994 gene encoding dehydration-responsive element-binding protein 1D-like: protein MESSHTLVSNSDSDSNYATILSAPPKRRAGRTKFRETRHPIYKGVRRRGRGEGRWVCEVREPKKKSRIWLGTYATAEMAARAHDVAAIALRGRSACLNFADSAWRLPVPDSASPKAIRAAAAMAAEAFGPGKGLGLKEVAVASSPSDEGEGVVEAVAAIEEGFDFEWLDYLGMGLQEGYYYESLAEGLLVDPPVLTGLDDVDFSADVDLWSYSD, encoded by the coding sequence atggaATCATCGCATACCTTGGTTAGCAACAGTGATTCTGATAGTAATTATGCTACCATCTTATCAGCCCCGCCGAAGCGCCGGGCGGGGAGGACGAAGTTTAGGGAAACTCGGCATCCGATCTATAAAGGCGTGCGACGTAGAGGGAGAGGTGAGGGACGGTGGGTGTGTGAGGTGAGAGAACCGAAGAAGAAATCGAGGATCTGGCTTGGTACATACGCGACGGCGGAGATGGCGGCGAGAGCTCACGATGTTGCTGCGATTGCGTTGCGTGGCCGATCTGCTTGCCTGAACTTCGCTGATTCGGCGTGGCGGTTGCCTGTCCCGGACTCAGCTTCTCCGAAGGCGATCCGCGCGGCGGCGGCGATGGCTGCGGAGGCGTTTGGGCCGGGGAAGGGGTTGGGATTGAAGGAGGTCGCGGTGGCATCATCTCCGAGCGACGAGGGCGAAGGGGTTGTCGAGGCGGTGGCGGCGATCGAGGAAGGGTTTGATTTTGAATGGTTGGATTATTTGGGGATGGGATTGCAAGAGGGTTACTATTATGAGAGCTTGGCTGAAGGGTTGCTTGTGGACCCACCAGTGCTGACTGGATTGGATGACGTGGATTTCAGTGCTGACGTGGATTTATGGAGTTATTCTGATTGA